Below is a genomic region from Numenius arquata chromosome 8, bNumArq3.hap1.1, whole genome shotgun sequence.
AAAAAGTTCAGGCCAGAAATAGTGAAAAATTGAAACAGCAATCccgcccccacccctcccatccgTACAGACATTGCAGTACAAACTTCAGTTTGTGTGATTTAAATTGGCTTAATCTTGAAGTGTAGTCCAATAAGACTGAAGACTAGACACTTAAGGTCCTGGACCAGGTAGTAGAACACTCTCAAGCCTTCTGGATCCCTGCAGTGCAcaacagaaggaaggaaagaaggaaaaagacccACCAGTTAGACTGATGTTCTAAAAAAGCAGTTTATAGAAGCAGCCTATTAAAAGAACACACCAAAGCCTACAGGGAGATTTTTCAGAGGTCATCTTAGACATTAACAGATTTGTTCATCCTGCATGGACTGATGAAACAGTCTACGGTCCAAGTTTGCAACTCGTAAGTCTTTGACAAAATGTGCATTTTCGTCATGAAAGCAAGTAGCAACACCACTTTGGATTTACAAAACACGATACACAGTCTTTTCGGCTTTTCAGTCCAGAAGTCTTGGTTCTCCCAGAGACATTAGCGTCACAATGAGAGCTCAGCTCAGACCCTGAATACAGGGGGGTCCCaacatgggttcctgcagaaggGTTAGTGGCTCAGCGGGTTTGAAAAAACAGCACATAATGACACAGCCTAAAAGCGTTTGGTACATTACACGGGAACCCAGAGCACCTGTGCCCCCAGGAACCGATTTATGCTTTGAAACAATATAAAATGCAAGTACTAATCAGCAAGTTGGAATACAGATTGTTacataaaaacaacagcaacataAAAAAGCAGAGTACGTACTTGGACTGATTTACATCAATGAGTGAACCTATTTTTGACGTGGTAAAGGAGATGTGCTCATCACCGATTACTATTTCAAgctcctggaaaagaaaagattacAGGAAGTCAAACTACTGCTTTATGGTAGAAATAGTTAAGTACTGAGATgatggcttttctgtttttcttgcgGAGATGTTGAATGCAGCAGGTCTGTGAATCACATTAAGTCTCACAATTAAATTGCCATGCTCAGGTTTTAAAGTAGTATTTGTTTCCCTCTTGGCTAGAAACAATACTGATGTGAAGAAAAAGCCCAGTTATGTTTCTAATGAGCTAAACAGCACAGATTAGAACAGCAATTAGAAAAGACACCGTACACCAACCTGTCGGCCAACTCTGTCGGGAGGCGGCCAGAGCGCATCATCCTCTTTCGTGATCTCGCTGTCGTCGATGATTCTCTTCAGCTCTTCCATCACGCTCTTATGCACATAAGCCTACGAACGACACTCCAGCATCAACAGCCGCCCCAGGCGCCGCTCGCACGGATCGTGCGCTTCGGACCGCCCCGGCCCCCCAGCGCCGCTCCGGGCAAAGCCCGG
It encodes:
- the MAGOH gene encoding protein mago nashi homolog gives rise to the protein MASDFYLRYYVGHKGKFGHEFLEFEFRPDGKLRYANNSNYKNDVMIRKEAYVHKSVMEELKRIIDDSEITKEDDALWPPPDRVGRQELEIVIGDEHISFTTSKIGSLIDVNQSKDPEGLRVFYYLVQDLKCLVFSLIGLHFKIKPI